One Spinacia oleracea cultivar Varoflay chromosome 4, BTI_SOV_V1, whole genome shotgun sequence DNA segment encodes these proteins:
- the LOC130471356 gene encoding uncharacterized protein produces MCNCPRQKVTFLWFACCSQKESIAELKTQLDEERDQRIEEREKAVADLKASIQRVQSEAEEELKRTSDAASRREREQQEVIGKLQESERESSSLVENLRSKLEDTRQKLVFSDNRVCQLEAQVLVEQQSSAVKTSRMEELESETRRMRKDLDKEKKASIAELKTQLDEERDQRREEREKAVADLKAYIQRV; encoded by the exons ATGTGTAATTGTCCAAGACAGAAAGTAACCTTTTTGTGGTTTGCTTGTTGCAGCCAGAAGGAATCTATAGCTGAACTGAAAACACAGCTAGATGAAGAGCGTGACCAAAGAATAGAAGAGCGAGAAAAGGCTGTTGCAGATCTGAAAGCTTCAATACAAAGGGTTCAGTCCGAGGCTGAAGAAGAATTAAAACGAACATCAGATGCTGCTTCGAGGCGAGAAAGAGAACAACAAGAAGTTATCGGTAAACTTCAG GAATCAGAAAGAGAGAGTTCATCACTGGTTGAGAATCTGAGATCCAAATTG GAAGACACTAGACAGAAATTGGTCTTCTCTGACAACAGAGTTTGCCAGCTTGAGGCTCAAGTGTTAGTCGAACAACAGTCTTCTGCTGTCAAAACATCA CGAATGGAAGAACTTGAAAGTGAAACGAGAAGAATGAGGAAAGATCTTGACAAAGAAAAG AAGGCATCTATAGCTGAGTTGAAGACGCAGCTGGATGAAGAGCGTGACCAAAGAAGAGAAGAGCGAGAAAAGGCTGTTGCAGATCTGAAAGCTTATATACAAAGGGTTTAG